The following coding sequences lie in one Candidatus Phytoplasma solani genomic window:
- the rnc gene encoding ribonuclease III: MNIQEFLKKIDIVPNNMALYKKALTHSSYSNEKFLSQEDNERLEFLGDAIIGLLMADHLYQKNKEDEGIMTKKRAQAVCERSLTIYAQNINLQNYLFLGRGEKNKDFNTKSIMADAFEALFGAIYLDLGYLFAKKVFQKLVIPHLSKVIDVIDFKTQLQEIVQSDKKTIQYKIVSEQGPAHAKKFVAEVYLEKKLLGSGEGTTKKAAEQKAAQEALSKVAKI; the protein is encoded by the coding sequence ATGAATATTCAAGAATTTTTAAAAAAGATTGATATTGTACCTAACAATATGGCTTTATATAAAAAAGCTTTAACACACAGTTCTTATTCGAATGAAAAATTTCTTTCGCAAGAAGATAACGAAAGATTAGAGTTTTTAGGTGATGCTATCATCGGACTTTTAATGGCTGATCATTTATATCAAAAAAATAAAGAAGATGAAGGGATTATGACCAAAAAAAGAGCTCAAGCTGTCTGCGAAAGATCTTTGACTATTTATGCTCAAAATATTAACTTACAAAATTATCTTTTTTTAGGCAGGGGCGAAAAAAACAAAGATTTTAATACCAAAAGTATTATGGCTGATGCTTTTGAGGCTTTATTTGGAGCAATTTATCTAGATTTAGGATATCTTTTTGCTAAAAAAGTTTTTCAAAAATTAGTTATTCCTCATTTATCAAAGGTAATTGATGTTATAGACTTTAAAACCCAATTACAAGAAATAGTCCAATCGGATAAAAAAACAATTCAATATAAAATAGTATCCGAACAAGGACCGGCGCATGCTAAAAAATTTGTGGCTGAAGTTTATTTAGAAAAAAAATTATTAGGTAGTGGCGAGGGGACGACCAAAAAAGCAGCTGAACAAAAAGCAGCTCAAGAAGCGTTATCTAAGGTTGCTAAAATTTAA
- a CDS encoding DNA-directed RNA polymerase subunit delta, which yields MKTTKSAKSFLETAYEITKKQCKPIFIYDLLKQTCKKHQITHFNDFNQINQLYLDIVLSGQFVFCDDQHLMIKENNREFWDKDFFEKPHTDQTDDLADDLDFKDFLLEETENQDIKDKNIDSELEDDLLDSEKNPQENKKKNSDETLDDNDKLDDDEETLDEYEYLYDK from the coding sequence ATGAAGACAACAAAAAGTGCAAAATCATTTTTAGAGACAGCTTATGAAATTACTAAAAAACAATGTAAACCTATTTTTATTTATGATTTGTTAAAACAAACATGTAAAAAACATCAAATTACGCATTTTAATGATTTTAATCAAATTAATCAGCTTTATTTAGATATTGTTTTGAGCGGCCAATTTGTTTTTTGCGACGATCAACATTTAATGATTAAAGAAAACAATAGAGAATTTTGGGATAAGGATTTTTTTGAAAAACCTCATACCGATCAAACTGATGATTTAGCTGATGATTTGGATTTTAAAGATTTCCTTTTGGAAGAAACAGAAAATCAAGATATCAAAGATAAGAATATTGATTCAGAATTAGAAGATGATTTGTTAGATAGTGAAAAAAATCCCCAGGAAAATAAAAAAAAGAACTCTGATGAAACTTTAGATGACAACGATAAACTTGATGACGATGAAGAAACATTAGATGAATATGAATATCTTTATGATAAATAA
- a CDS encoding TatD family hydrolase: MLIDTHAHLNLKTYEKDFDEVLKRAFQNDIKKMIVVGMDEKSNQKTFEIANKYPDMMVSFGIHPCSDFSQETPESIVKYLNHPQTVAVGEIGLDLHHRQDNLEIQKKFFQVQIEIAIKFRLPVIIHARKSFEEIYQLLLPYKGQIRGVFHCLVFSEREVKMALELGFYVGIGGVVTFENAKVTHQIAKNTPLDRILLETDAPFLTPFPFQKERNEPAHIKLIADKIAQLRNISLQKVATQTSNNVNELFLKRKNLQ, encoded by the coding sequence ATGTTAATAGATACCCACGCCCACCTAAACCTAAAAACCTATGAAAAAGATTTTGATGAAGTTTTAAAAAGGGCATTTCAAAATGATATCAAAAAAATGATTGTAGTCGGAATGGATGAAAAAAGCAACCAAAAAACTTTTGAAATAGCTAATAAATATCCAGACATGATGGTATCTTTCGGTATTCATCCTTGTTCAGATTTTTCGCAAGAAACTCCAGAAAGTATTGTAAAATACTTAAACCACCCGCAAACAGTTGCTGTTGGAGAAATCGGATTAGATTTGCATCATAGACAAGATAATTTAGAAATACAAAAAAAGTTTTTTCAAGTGCAAATAGAAATTGCAATCAAATTTAGATTACCGGTTATCATTCACGCTCGTAAATCTTTTGAAGAAATTTATCAATTATTGCTTCCTTATAAAGGACAAATCAGAGGGGTTTTTCATTGTTTGGTGTTTAGCGAAAGGGAAGTTAAGATGGCTCTTGAATTAGGATTTTATGTTGGTATTGGCGGAGTGGTAACTTTTGAAAACGCTAAAGTGACTCACCAAATTGCCAAAAATACTCCTTTAGATAGAATTTTATTAGAAACAGACGCCCCCTTTTTAACTCCTTTTCCTTTCCAAAAAGAAAGAAATGAACCGGCACATATTAAACTTATTGCTGACAAAATTGCTCAATTAAGAAACATTTCTTTGCAAAAAGTCGCAACCCAAACGAGTAATAATGTTAATGAATTGTTTTTAAAACGAAAAAACCTTCAATAA
- a CDS encoding YbaB/EbfC family nucleoid-associated protein encodes MNTQTNILEKLKKMQEDVENAQKQLELQEFIGKAGDVTIILQGTKQVIDVIIKKNNNIEILQESILLAFNTALRKLEKTSKKIMGQVSGGLSEF; translated from the coding sequence ATGAACACTCAAACCAATATATTAGAAAAATTAAAAAAAATGCAAGAAGACGTTGAAAATGCTCAAAAACAATTAGAATTGCAAGAATTTATAGGCAAAGCTGGCGACGTGACTATTATTTTGCAAGGAACCAAACAAGTAATAGATGTCATTATTAAAAAAAACAACAACATAGAAATTTTGCAAGAAAGCATTTTATTGGCTTTTAACACCGCTTTGCGAAAGTTAGAAAAAACTTCTAAAAAAATTATGGGTCAAGTATCAGGTGGTTTATCAGAATTTTAA
- a CDS encoding CTP synthase, with the protein MNNKCLNAKFIFITGGVVSSLGKGITAASIGQILKNRGLKVSIQKLDPYINIDPGTMSPYQHGEVFVTDDGAETDLDLGHYERFLDENMSKNSNITSGQIYQSVINKERQGKYLGKTVQVIPHITEEIKQKLVQATLFHQSDVVIVEIGGTVGDMESAPFLEAIRQFRHEFGYHNVLYLHTTLIPYLKKAKEIKTKPTQHSVKELRSLGIQPQILVLRSEIPINQETKNKIASLCDIDPKAIFEALDVDVLYQIIINLAEQGIDDFILNHFQLPTPFKANLQEWRTLITRIQNLKKKIVIGLVGKYVILHDAYLSISEALKHAAYHCDCDIEIKWIDSEQLNKNNLDFWLSGCDGILVPHGFGARAVEGKILAIQYVREKKIPFFGICFGMQLAVIEYARHILLLDGANSTEIDELTIHPVITKKTTDTNLGGTLRLGSYQCDLKEDSKSKAIYQQKTIYERHRHRFEMNYNYVSLFEKNNDFVVAGFNPEQNLPEIIELKNHPWFIAVQFHPEFLSRPLKPHPLFQSFIEASLLNKKTFE; encoded by the coding sequence TTGAATAATAAATGCTTAAACGCAAAATTTATTTTTATTACCGGAGGGGTTGTTTCTAGTTTAGGTAAGGGGATTACTGCCGCTTCAATCGGACAAATTTTGAAAAATCGTGGCTTAAAAGTTAGTATTCAAAAATTAGACCCTTATATTAACATCGATCCTGGCACTATGAGCCCTTATCAGCATGGAGAAGTTTTTGTTACCGATGATGGCGCCGAAACAGATCTTGATTTAGGGCATTATGAAAGGTTTTTAGATGAAAACATGTCTAAAAATTCCAACATTACATCAGGTCAAATTTATCAAAGCGTCATCAACAAAGAAAGACAAGGCAAATATTTAGGCAAAACCGTTCAAGTGATTCCCCATATCACCGAAGAAATCAAACAAAAGTTAGTCCAAGCTACTTTATTTCATCAATCTGATGTTGTTATCGTTGAAATTGGTGGCACTGTTGGTGATATGGAGTCAGCTCCTTTTTTAGAAGCCATTAGGCAATTTCGTCATGAATTTGGATATCATAATGTGTTGTATTTGCACACCACTTTAATCCCTTATTTAAAAAAAGCTAAAGAAATCAAGACCAAACCAACCCAACACAGCGTCAAAGAATTACGTTCTTTAGGGATACAACCTCAAATTTTGGTTTTAAGAAGTGAAATCCCCATCAATCAAGAAACCAAAAACAAAATCGCTTCTTTATGTGATATCGATCCAAAAGCTATTTTTGAAGCTTTAGATGTTGATGTTTTATATCAAATCATTATCAATTTAGCCGAACAAGGGATCGATGATTTTATTTTAAATCATTTTCAACTACCAACCCCCTTCAAAGCCAATTTGCAGGAATGGCGAACTTTGATCACTCGCATTCAAAACTTAAAAAAAAAAATAGTGATTGGTTTAGTTGGTAAATATGTTATTTTGCACGATGCTTATTTATCAATTTCCGAAGCTTTAAAACATGCCGCTTATCATTGTGATTGTGATATTGAAATTAAATGGATCGATTCTGAACAATTAAATAAAAACAATCTCGATTTTTGGTTAAGTGGATGTGATGGCATTTTAGTTCCTCATGGTTTTGGCGCTCGCGCGGTGGAAGGAAAAATTTTAGCAATCCAATATGTCCGCGAGAAAAAGATTCCTTTTTTTGGTATTTGTTTCGGAATGCAGTTAGCAGTAATCGAATATGCCCGTCATATCTTGTTATTAGATGGAGCTAATTCAACTGAAATTGATGAATTAACCATTCATCCAGTGATTACTAAAAAAACAACAGATACTAATTTAGGCGGCACTTTGAGATTAGGTTCTTATCAATGTGACCTGAAAGAAGATAGTAAAAGTAAAGCTATTTATCAACAAAAAACGATTTACGAAAGACACCGCCATCGCTTTGAAATGAATTATAATTATGTCTCTTTATTTGAAAAAAATAATGATTTTGTGGTAGCGGGTTTTAATCCTGAACAAAACCTACCAGAAATAATTGAGTTAAAAAATCATCCCTGGTTTATAGCAGTTCAATTTCACCCAGAATTTTTATCACGCCCTTTAAAACCGCATCCTTTGTTTCAAAGTTTTATTGAAGCTTCTTTGTTAAATAAAAAAACATTTGAGTAA
- a CDS encoding phosphatidylcholine/phosphatidylserine synthase, with translation MFLGLYNYTTYLTYLNLLSGFCGIGFAVYGKYIYSLIFLLLSGICDMFDGLISRMKKNRTLIEKRYGVQIDSLADMISFGFLPIFINHSLTWNKDKSQFILLQKFENEPYFIFLIGFFWSLYLLAALIRLAYYNVLTESNNIKTKKFIGVPVTTAAIIFPFLGFLKENSFITKQNDWFWFWIHFICMTLLTFLFLCNKITLKKPKAKKTIILIGLVGFVWVVFLLCSNYITTQK, from the coding sequence ATGTTTTTAGGCTTATACAATTACACTACTTATTTAACTTATCTTAATTTATTAAGTGGTTTTTGCGGCATCGGTTTTGCTGTTTATGGCAAATATATCTATTCTTTAATTTTTCTTTTATTATCAGGTATTTGTGATATGTTTGATGGTTTAATTAGTCGAATGAAAAAAAATCGCACTCTTATTGAAAAAAGATATGGCGTGCAAATTGATTCTTTAGCTGATATGATCAGTTTTGGTTTTTTACCTATTTTTATCAATCATTCTTTAACCTGGAACAAAGACAAATCACAATTTATATTATTACAAAAATTTGAAAATGAACCCTATTTTATTTTTTTAATTGGTTTTTTTTGGAGTTTATACCTTTTAGCCGCTTTAATTAGGTTAGCTTATTATAATGTTTTAACTGAAAGTAATAATATAAAAACTAAAAAGTTTATCGGCGTACCTGTGACAACGGCAGCCATTATTTTCCCTTTTTTAGGGTTTTTGAAAGAAAATAGTTTTATTACTAAGCAAAATGATTGGTTTTGGTTTTGGATACATTTTATTTGCATGACCTTGTTAACTTTCTTGTTTCTTTGCAACAAAATTACTTTAAAAAAACCCAAAGCCAAAAAAACTATTATTTTGATTGGTCTTGTTGGTTTTGTTTGGGTAGTTTTTCTTCTTTGTAGTAATTATATAACCACACAGAAATAG
- a CDS encoding phosphatidylserine decarboxylase, giving the protein MKIVNLEGKIIKLNSASVIQKFLYTNLEKNFFKRLLLKILIIRPISWVVTLYWYTPWSRRYARKIIKIHQIALKSFEKTEFNSYNDFFTRKYKQIPISHNNYNFISPCEGKLSIYPIQNNSFYRIKDTNYSLGDLLKNKHLASEYQGGFLLVFRLEPHDYHRYLFVDEGKFVFQPQKIKGKLHTVNPIAFASFNVFKENTREYSVLQTKNFGQIVQIEVGALLVGKIKNHPCQTFKKGQEKGYFECGGSTIVVLVKKNVVAFDKRIIKHTQQNYETQIKIAEVIGTKIH; this is encoded by the coding sequence ATGAAAATCGTTAATTTAGAAGGTAAAATCATTAAACTAAATTCAGCTTCTGTTATTCAGAAATTTTTATATACCAACCTTGAAAAAAACTTCTTTAAAAGGCTACTTTTAAAAATACTTATCATAAGACCCATTTCTTGGGTAGTGACTTTGTATTGGTATACCCCTTGGTCACGTAGATACGCAAGAAAAATTATTAAAATACATCAAATCGCTTTAAAATCTTTTGAAAAAACAGAATTTAATTCTTATAATGATTTTTTTACAAGAAAATATAAGCAAATCCCAATTTCTCACAATAACTATAATTTTATAAGTCCTTGTGAAGGTAAATTAAGCATTTATCCGATTCAAAACAACTCTTTTTATCGCATCAAAGATACTAATTATAGTTTGGGTGATTTATTGAAGAATAAACATTTAGCTAGTGAATATCAAGGTGGTTTTTTACTTGTTTTTCGTTTAGAACCACACGATTATCATCGTTATCTATTTGTTGATGAAGGCAAATTTGTGTTTCAACCGCAAAAAATCAAAGGTAAATTGCACACTGTTAATCCGATCGCTTTTGCAAGTTTTAATGTTTTTAAAGAAAACACAAGAGAATATAGCGTTTTGCAAACTAAAAATTTTGGTCAGATAGTCCAAATCGAAGTTGGAGCTTTATTGGTTGGTAAAATTAAAAATCATCCTTGTCAAACTTTCAAAAAAGGACAAGAAAAAGGTTATTTTGAATGTGGTGGATCCACTATTGTTGTTTTGGTGAAAAAAAACGTTGTTGCTTTTGATAAACGCATTATAAAACACACACAACAAAATTATGAAACCCAAATTAAAATTGCCGAAGTTATTGGAACAAAAATTCACTAA
- the plsX gene encoding phosphate acyltransferase PlsX: MKIAVDAMGGDFAPLEIIKGCCLALENNPSLQIVLYGDKNLINPILEKNSFFLNQQITIKHTPHFLTMDDKNIRDQLKTKPNASLFLAFQGALNDEVEGVVSAGATQALVLAGHLILKKMPLMQRIAIAPMFKSFDNRIRILLDAGANVELKPQHLLTFAHYATIVAYEILAIKNPQVKLLNIGKEFNKGRSVELETYSLLSQAKYINFGGNEEPQNMLNTSADILLSDGFTANIALKTYEGTVLNFMKNIKQIMTKSLTKKIITKLCFQKELQKLQKQVDPREIGGAMLLGLNKVVIKAHGSSQAYPFCQAILQAQKLISAKINQKITKILKNQEL, from the coding sequence ATGAAAATAGCAGTAGATGCTATGGGAGGCGATTTTGCTCCTTTAGAAATTATCAAAGGGTGTTGTTTGGCTTTAGAAAATAACCCTTCACTTCAAATCGTTTTATATGGCGATAAAAACCTAATTAATCCTATTCTTGAAAAAAATAGTTTTTTTTTAAACCAACAAATCACAATCAAACACACCCCTCATTTTTTAACAATGGATGATAAAAACATTAGAGATCAATTAAAGACAAAACCGAATGCTTCTTTATTTTTGGCATTCCAAGGGGCTTTAAATGATGAAGTAGAAGGGGTAGTTTCTGCAGGAGCGACGCAAGCTTTAGTTTTGGCAGGTCATTTAATTTTAAAAAAAATGCCTTTGATGCAAAGAATTGCAATCGCTCCTATGTTTAAATCATTTGATAATCGGATTCGGATTTTGCTAGATGCAGGGGCTAATGTAGAATTAAAACCACAACATTTATTAACGTTTGCTCATTATGCTACCATCGTTGCTTATGAAATTTTAGCTATTAAAAATCCGCAAGTAAAACTTTTAAATATCGGAAAAGAGTTTAACAAAGGGCGATCAGTCGAATTAGAAACTTATTCACTATTAAGCCAAGCTAAATATATTAATTTCGGTGGAAACGAAGAACCGCAAAACATGTTAAATACCTCGGCTGATATTTTATTAAGCGATGGATTTACTGCTAATATTGCTTTAAAAACTTACGAAGGAACAGTTTTAAACTTTATGAAAAACATCAAACAAATTATGACTAAAAGTTTGACCAAAAAAATCATTACTAAATTATGTTTTCAAAAAGAATTACAGAAATTACAAAAACAAGTAGACCCACGTGAAATTGGTGGTGCTATGCTTTTAGGATTGAATAAAGTCGTCATTAAAGCTCATGGCTCTTCTCAAGCTTATCCCTTCTGTCAAGCCATTTTACAAGCGCAAAAATTGATTTCAGCCAAGATAAATCAAAAAATTACTAAAATATTGAAAAATCAAGAATTATGA
- a CDS encoding DnaD domain protein, with protein sequence MFKKLHEDGFLLTEKILIQEYQKLGLTYPELTILLFLLDFSKKRIFSSNALAKKAGISKNEVENILEQLLAKGFFELLQETKSHKIIEVFSLSLTFKKLEKVYLERIKKIKDAAVTSLIQETIDWLEKNKGQELVSYELDVVKGWYQSTDFSHQDIKATIEEALHYKKTSVFYIDKILHKKKITQIEPDENADKILQKLFKKVK encoded by the coding sequence ATGTTTAAAAAACTGCATGAAGATGGTTTTTTGTTAACTGAAAAAATATTAATCCAAGAATATCAAAAATTAGGATTAACTTACCCAGAATTAACTATTTTGCTGTTTTTATTGGATTTTTCCAAAAAAAGAATTTTTTCTTCCAATGCTTTAGCTAAAAAAGCAGGCATTAGCAAAAATGAAGTTGAAAATATTTTAGAACAATTGCTTGCGAAAGGTTTTTTTGAACTTCTGCAAGAAACTAAAAGTCATAAAATAATTGAAGTTTTTTCTCTTAGTTTGACCTTTAAAAAATTAGAAAAGGTTTATTTAGAAAGAATCAAGAAAATTAAAGATGCCGCTGTCACTTCTTTGATTCAAGAAACTATTGATTGGTTAGAAAAAAACAAAGGTCAAGAATTAGTGTCTTATGAACTCGATGTTGTTAAAGGTTGGTATCAAAGCACAGATTTTAGTCATCAAGATATTAAAGCCACTATTGAAGAAGCATTGCATTACAAAAAAACATCGGTTTTTTATATTGATAAAATATTGCATAAAAAAAAAATAACCCAAATAGAGCCTGATGAAAACGCTGATAAAATCTTGCAAAAACTTTTTAAAAAAGTAAAATAA